In Dysgonomonadaceae bacterium zrk40, one genomic interval encodes:
- a CDS encoding glycoside hydrolase, with the protein MKNKLLLLFYLLSCMQLTNCTSATLVPRDKGAFETGDYRNLLAEMGYKQKEIDARLEEIFSNLFEGPQKIYFETGDSMAYISDIKNNDVRSEGMSYGMMIAVQMDKKEMFDRLWRWSRHYMQHQEGALKGYFRWSCGIDGTPNSQGPASDGELYFITSLIFASNRWGNESGIDYLSEAQFILNSSMDKTGEEGVTPLIHPEQQLITFVPTGFGAGFTDPSYHLPAFYEVWARWAEDGRADYWRECANKSRDYLKKVIHPETGLNPDYSHYDGSLLYSRHIIGDAFRFDSWRVPMNIALDYSWACVDQEWQQQYGHNIQNFLYAQGLDQFVDQYNVDGTTVTEILGAGGYEKLRHSLGLVASAAAVSLVCSHEKSREFVDHFWNSRHEPYEDGYFDAYYDGLLQLFAYMHLSGNYRIICPHNEK; encoded by the coding sequence ATGAAAAATAAACTGTTATTGTTATTCTATTTGTTAAGTTGTATGCAACTGACCAATTGCACATCTGCCACCTTGGTGCCAAGAGACAAAGGGGCGTTTGAAACCGGTGATTACCGCAATCTCCTAGCCGAGATGGGTTACAAACAGAAAGAGATCGATGCAAGGTTAGAGGAGATATTCTCAAACCTGTTCGAAGGTCCGCAGAAGATCTACTTCGAAACCGGTGACTCTATGGCATACATCTCAGACATCAAGAACAACGATGTCCGTTCAGAAGGGATGTCATATGGCATGATGATTGCCGTACAGATGGATAAAAAGGAGATGTTCGACCGTCTCTGGCGATGGTCCAGACACTACATGCAGCATCAGGAAGGTGCGCTAAAAGGATACTTCCGCTGGAGTTGCGGTATTGACGGAACACCCAACTCACAAGGGCCCGCTTCCGACGGGGAATTGTACTTTATCACATCTCTCATCTTTGCATCCAACCGCTGGGGCAATGAGAGCGGTATCGATTACCTCTCAGAAGCACAGTTCATCCTCAACAGCTCCATGGACAAAACAGGCGAAGAGGGTGTCACACCACTGATCCATCCTGAACAACAACTGATCACCTTTGTACCTACCGGTTTCGGTGCCGGATTCACTGACCCCTCCTATCACCTTCCTGCCTTTTACGAAGTGTGGGCACGCTGGGCGGAAGATGGTAGAGCCGATTACTGGAGGGAATGTGCAAATAAAAGTCGTGATTACCTGAAGAAGGTTATTCATCCTGAAACAGGACTGAACCCTGACTACAGCCATTATGACGGCTCACTGCTCTACAGCCGGCACATCATCGGTGACGCCTTTCGTTTCGACTCCTGGCGTGTACCGATGAACATTGCCCTCGATTACAGCTGGGCATGCGTGGATCAGGAGTGGCAACAGCAATATGGCCACAACATCCAGAACTTTCTCTATGCGCAGGGCTTGGATCAGTTTGTGGATCAATACAATGTAGACGGTACAACGGTAACAGAGATACTCGGAGCAGGCGGCTATGAGAAGTTGCGCCATTCACTGGGACTGGTAGCCTCGGCGGCTGCAGTATCTCTGGTATGCTCGCATGAGAAGAGCCGTGAATTTGTAGATCATTTCTGGAATAGCAGACATGAACCCTATGAGGATGGTTATTTCGATGCCTATTACGATGGACT
- a CDS encoding glycoside hydrolase 43 family protein, with product MKRFFATSILLLCLFSLSTSTASEGDIRKATNPIIWADVPDVAMIRVGDTYYMSSTTMHMSPGLPIMKSKDLVNWKLVSYAYDTLADNEKLRLENGNNAYGAGSWASSIRFHKGLYYVSTFSATSGKTHVFTTDNIEKGEWKEKSFKPVLHDHTLFFDEDGKVYMIYGAGDIRIAELTPELSGLKEGGMHQVIIPNASKVASEKVGLPAEGSQMVRHNGFYYLFNITWPPNDMRTVIVHRAKNIEGPYEGKLLLRDRGIAQGSIIDTPEGEWFAYMFRDYGAVGRIPYLMPMTWENDWPVLGIEGAVPDTLDIPASENLGVWGIVASDEFNRMPDDDPLPLYWQWNHNPDNRFWSLTDSPGYLRLTSGRIDNSPLQARNTLTQRTFGPESAASTFVEITHMKNGDYAGMIALQRRYAFVGVKKENERYTVVMINGEGEEPVEVASISLNQNGVHLKIECDFKDRTDKARCFYSFDGVSWEPIGNTLQMAYTLPHFMGYRFGLTYYATKETGGYSEFDYYRIEDRISE from the coding sequence ATGAAACGTTTTTTTGCAACATCTATTTTGCTACTCTGCCTATTCTCACTCTCTACCAGCACAGCGTCAGAAGGTGACATAAGAAAGGCAACCAATCCAATCATCTGGGCCGATGTACCCGACGTGGCCATGATAAGGGTGGGTGACACCTACTACATGAGTAGCACCACCATGCACATGAGCCCCGGATTGCCAATCATGAAATCGAAGGATCTGGTGAACTGGAAACTGGTCAGCTACGCCTATGACACCCTTGCCGACAACGAAAAGCTCCGCCTGGAAAACGGGAACAACGCCTATGGTGCAGGCTCATGGGCCAGCAGTATTCGTTTCCACAAGGGGCTTTACTATGTCTCCACCTTTTCTGCGACATCGGGTAAAACACATGTTTTCACCACCGACAACATCGAAAAAGGAGAGTGGAAAGAAAAAAGTTTTAAACCGGTACTGCATGACCACACTCTCTTTTTTGATGAAGATGGCAAGGTATACATGATCTACGGCGCGGGAGACATACGTATTGCAGAACTCACCCCGGAGCTGTCAGGACTCAAGGAGGGTGGCATGCACCAGGTGATCATACCCAATGCCAGCAAGGTAGCCTCAGAAAAAGTAGGACTTCCGGCTGAAGGATCACAGATGGTCAGGCACAATGGATTCTACTACCTCTTTAACATCACCTGGCCACCCAACGACATGCGGACGGTAATTGTGCACAGGGCAAAAAACATCGAAGGTCCCTACGAAGGCAAGCTTCTGCTCAGGGACAGAGGTATCGCGCAGGGGAGCATCATCGATACTCCGGAAGGAGAATGGTTTGCCTATATGTTCCGCGATTACGGAGCAGTGGGCCGAATTCCCTATCTGATGCCAATGACATGGGAAAATGATTGGCCGGTTCTGGGGATAGAGGGTGCTGTACCCGACACGCTTGATATTCCGGCATCGGAAAATCTGGGGGTGTGGGGCATCGTGGCCTCTGATGAGTTCAACCGAATGCCTGATGATGATCCGCTGCCCCTCTATTGGCAATGGAACCACAATCCCGACAACCGTTTCTGGTCGCTCACCGATTCTCCGGGTTATCTCAGGCTCACCAGCGGTAGAATTGACAACTCTCCCCTACAGGCACGGAACACGCTGACACAACGCACCTTCGGGCCGGAGAGTGCAGCTTCCACCTTCGTGGAGATCACCCATATGAAAAACGGTGATTATGCGGGCATGATCGCCCTGCAAAGAAGATATGCCTTTGTGGGTGTAAAAAAGGAAAATGAACGTTATACGGTGGTGATGATCAATGGTGAAGGAGAAGAGCCGGTGGAGGTGGCATCCATATCGTTGAACCAAAACGGCGTACATCTGAAGATTGAATGTGATTTCAAAGATCGTACGGACAAAGCAAGATGCTTCTATAGCTTTGATGGTGTGAGCTGGGAACCCATCGGCAACACCCTGCAGATGGCCTATACCCTCCCCCATTTCATGGGTTACCGCTTTGGGCTGACATACTATGCCACCAAAGAAACAGGGGGATATTCTGAATTCGACTACTACCGAATTGAAGATCGTATCTCAGAATAG
- a CDS encoding cellulase family glycosylhydrolase: MRFLFFLFYLCGLLLTSCADNPLPAAEDQEETVKPKPPVTEEENEEEQESVLPQLHVVGRTLRNDAGETINLHGFAQTYSPFFNQNAWNNYDVTGCLRYNQMLINGILSAGWKMNFVRMHMDPYWSDDPSMPSVRYEGHERFSTARFKKYLDEVFIPMAKFANDKGLYVVFRPPGVSPEKIAVGDDYNLFLEEVWSIVSSHPKIKNNHGIMFELANEPINILGPDGTYASSGQGHFDRMKLFCQRIVDKIRANADNIIWVPGLAYQSSFSGFANNPVEGNNIGYAVHAYPGWYGSDTEEASPELGGTMGGGYESFQQGWNRQVKPVADFAPVMVTEMDWAPAKYDASWGKSFTGTVGGPGFGANFKYIADMTGNVSWLLFTECHRLAAFNNSPGTPGQYSFLNDPEACPWPIYHWFTEYANQNSASASALEKLEIVGVDDELPILTGGERYLITRAIFADGSIRHVTAETRFQVSDESILRIEENGIMYALRDGAAVVTATYTSPGGDTREAVVNVLATTFPLTTEMFNPSIFEEGSFDEETKTLITGQWGFGGWWYNKGVDLSSYQYLIAELGNDNESGVSFRLFDENNYWSQPARYDFGNESRVVVDLHNMYKQVGDQQVKLDPSHIYIIGFWSSGNKPIVIKNVYLTDKTS; encoded by the coding sequence ATGCGGTTCCTTTTCTTTCTATTCTACTTGTGTGGTCTGTTGCTCACTTCCTGTGCTGATAATCCTTTACCGGCAGCCGAAGACCAGGAGGAAACGGTCAAACCGAAGCCTCCAGTGACAGAGGAAGAAAATGAAGAAGAACAGGAATCAGTGTTGCCACAGTTACATGTTGTAGGAAGAACCCTCAGGAACGATGCGGGTGAAACAATCAACCTGCATGGCTTTGCACAGACCTACAGCCCCTTCTTTAACCAAAATGCATGGAACAACTATGACGTGACGGGATGTCTCCGTTACAACCAAATGCTGATCAACGGGATATTGTCTGCCGGGTGGAAGATGAACTTCGTCCGGATGCACATGGATCCCTACTGGAGCGACGACCCGAGCATGCCATCGGTTCGTTACGAAGGACATGAGCGTTTTTCAACCGCTCGTTTCAAGAAATACCTGGATGAGGTGTTCATCCCGATGGCGAAATTCGCCAACGACAAAGGGTTGTACGTGGTGTTTCGACCGCCCGGTGTCAGCCCAGAGAAAATAGCCGTGGGGGATGACTACAACCTGTTCCTTGAAGAAGTGTGGAGCATCGTATCATCACATCCAAAGATTAAAAACAATCACGGCATCATGTTCGAGCTGGCGAATGAGCCAATCAACATCCTTGGACCTGACGGCACCTATGCCAGCAGCGGACAGGGACATTTCGACCGGATGAAATTATTCTGTCAGCGTATCGTCGACAAGATCCGGGCAAATGCAGACAATATTATATGGGTGCCGGGGCTGGCCTACCAGTCCTCCTTCAGTGGCTTTGCCAATAACCCGGTGGAGGGTAACAACATCGGCTATGCCGTGCATGCCTATCCCGGCTGGTATGGCAGCGACACCGAAGAAGCAAGTCCGGAATTGGGCGGTACAATGGGAGGTGGTTATGAAAGCTTTCAGCAGGGATGGAATAGACAGGTAAAGCCAGTTGCAGACTTTGCACCTGTGATGGTAACCGAGATGGACTGGGCTCCCGCCAAATACGATGCCTCATGGGGAAAGAGCTTCACCGGAACGGTGGGTGGACCCGGATTTGGGGCCAACTTCAAATACATTGCCGATATGACCGGAAACGTGAGCTGGTTGCTTTTCACTGAATGCCACCGGCTAGCGGCGTTCAACAACAGCCCGGGCACACCGGGACAATACAGTTTCCTGAACGATCCGGAAGCTTGTCCATGGCCCATCTATCACTGGTTTACGGAATATGCGAATCAGAACTCAGCTTCTGCATCAGCTCTGGAGAAGCTGGAAATCGTGGGTGTGGATGATGAACTGCCAATTTTGACAGGGGGGGAGCGCTATCTGATCACCAGGGCAATTTTTGCCGATGGTTCGATTCGTCATGTCACTGCAGAGACGCGTTTTCAGGTATCCGATGAATCGATCCTCCGGATCGAAGAGAATGGTATCATGTATGCGCTGAGAGACGGAGCAGCTGTGGTTACCGCTACCTACACATCTCCCGGCGGTGATACCCGGGAAGCTGTCGTCAATGTCCTTGCCACCACCTTCCCGCTCACCACCGAGATGTTCAATCCTTCAATCTTTGAGGAGGGATCGTTCGATGAAGAAACAAAGACATTGATCACCGGACAGTGGGGATTTGGCGGATGGTGGTACAACAAGGGAGTAGATCTCTCCAGCTATCAATACCTTATTGCAGAGCTGGGAAACGATAACGAATCGGGGGTCTCCTTCCGCCTCTTCGATGAAAACAATTATTGGTCGCAACCGGCACGCTACGATTTTGGAAATGAAAGTCGTGTAGTGGTTGACCTGCACAACATGTACAAGCAGGTTGGCGATCAACAGGTGAAATTGGATCCCTCCCACATCTACATCATCGGATTCTGGTCTTCAGGAAACAAACCGATTGTCATCAAAAATGTATATCTCACAGATAAAACATCCTAA
- a CDS encoding endo-1,4-beta-xylanase has protein sequence MNMKHTINKIGVIFLILALASSCVDDTKLLFDVEKPESIAGMEYLNEYDALKSYVDRSANPIFKLGAGVTASEYSNQGMMYRLINSNFDQITAGNAMKFGSVVKEDGSMDFSQVTSFVGAAKAADISIYGHTLVWHAQQNNKYLNSLIADKEIEIDPDATVEVVDGLKDYAVDPFTGWVGGPVQPVVENGVLVVANPVKQANFWDVQYHVASGIPTIVGTKHKVTIRIKGTTAGEITLALGTWGNTQNTTIPITEEWVEVTAELNGLVTNSFVMLQSGHYVGTYEIAWVKVSHSEAQSISWWTNLVSNSDVENNDVSSFFATEATVGPKAATIGAAGTGADGVGHAIVVKSGDNPANPWDTQFFVKVPKNFEEGEKIRFSMKYRAEKPANAESQAHNEPGGYLHWAFVGSPSFTTEWKEHVFTGAINGSQVGANTIAFNLSVFGEANTYYFDDIVWEIEESGNKIPQTPEEKADTLTWAMDRWIAGMMEATDGYVLDWDVVNEPLSGADGNSDGMYDLQSASNVPEADAQNNFYWQDYLGDNYVRTAVQLARTHGPADMKLFINDYNLESDWDDNQKLKSLIKWIEKWEEDGVTVIDGIGTQMHVSYHANPATQASKEEHIVKMYELMAATGKLVRITELDMGFVDENGTSVLTKQMTEAQHKAMGEFYKFIIQKYFEIIPANQRYGIAHWCPTDSPESSSWRGGEPVGLWTEGGFYRKHTYAAFADGLAGN, from the coding sequence ATGAATATGAAACATACAATCAATAAGATCGGAGTGATATTCCTGATATTGGCCTTGGCCAGTTCATGTGTGGACGATACCAAACTGCTCTTCGATGTGGAGAAGCCGGAATCGATCGCAGGGATGGAATACCTCAACGAATATGACGCCCTGAAAAGCTACGTGGACAGAAGCGCCAATCCAATCTTCAAGCTTGGAGCCGGTGTCACTGCCAGTGAATACAGCAATCAGGGAATGATGTACCGACTCATCAATTCCAACTTCGACCAGATCACCGCCGGAAACGCCATGAAATTTGGGTCCGTGGTGAAAGAGGATGGTTCGATGGATTTCTCGCAGGTCACCTCCTTTGTGGGAGCGGCAAAAGCTGCAGATATCTCCATATATGGCCATACACTTGTCTGGCATGCCCAGCAGAACAACAAGTATTTGAACAGTCTCATTGCCGATAAGGAAATCGAGATTGATCCGGATGCTACTGTTGAGGTGGTTGATGGCTTGAAGGATTATGCGGTAGATCCATTCACCGGTTGGGTGGGTGGACCCGTACAACCTGTAGTAGAAAATGGAGTACTGGTTGTAGCAAATCCAGTAAAACAAGCAAACTTCTGGGATGTCCAATACCATGTAGCAAGTGGCATCCCCACTATTGTGGGCACAAAACACAAGGTGACCATTCGTATCAAGGGTACTACTGCCGGTGAGATTACACTGGCATTGGGTACTTGGGGAAATACTCAAAACACAACAATCCCAATTACCGAAGAATGGGTAGAAGTGACCGCAGAATTAAATGGACTTGTAACCAATAGTTTTGTGATGCTTCAGTCGGGACATTATGTGGGAACCTACGAGATAGCATGGGTAAAAGTATCACACAGTGAAGCACAATCTATTTCCTGGTGGACTAACCTAGTCAGTAACAGCGATGTGGAAAATAACGATGTCTCCAGCTTCTTTGCCACCGAAGCAACGGTTGGACCAAAAGCTGCTACGATTGGTGCTGCCGGAACGGGTGCCGATGGCGTAGGACATGCCATCGTAGTTAAGTCGGGTGACAATCCGGCCAATCCTTGGGATACACAGTTTTTCGTGAAAGTTCCCAAAAACTTTGAAGAGGGGGAAAAGATTCGCTTCAGCATGAAATACAGAGCTGAGAAACCCGCCAATGCAGAGTCGCAGGCTCACAATGAACCCGGAGGGTACCTGCACTGGGCATTTGTTGGAAGCCCCAGTTTCACTACCGAATGGAAAGAACATGTCTTTACGGGTGCTATCAATGGTAGTCAGGTCGGGGCGAACACCATCGCTTTCAACCTGTCTGTGTTCGGGGAAGCCAACACCTATTATTTCGACGACATCGTCTGGGAAATTGAAGAGTCAGGGAATAAGATACCACAGACCCCGGAAGAAAAGGCTGATACCCTCACATGGGCCATGGACAGATGGATTGCCGGAATGATGGAAGCAACCGATGGGTATGTACTGGATTGGGACGTGGTGAACGAACCTCTCTCGGGTGCAGATGGCAACAGTGATGGAATGTACGACCTTCAATCGGCCAGCAACGTTCCGGAAGCGGATGCCCAAAACAACTTCTACTGGCAGGATTACCTGGGTGACAACTATGTTCGTACGGCAGTACAACTGGCCCGCACGCACGGTCCGGCAGACATGAAGCTCTTTATAAACGATTACAACCTGGAATCTGACTGGGACGATAACCAGAAGCTCAAGAGCTTGATCAAGTGGATCGAAAAGTGGGAGGAAGACGGTGTAACTGTCATTGATGGCATTGGTACTCAAATGCACGTTTCTTACCATGCCAACCCTGCAACTCAGGCCAGCAAGGAAGAACATATCGTTAAGATGTACGAGTTGATGGCCGCAACCGGCAAGCTGGTCCGGATCACGGAGCTGGATATGGGCTTTGTAGATGAAAACGGCACATCAGTGCTTACAAAGCAGATGACCGAAGCACAACACAAGGCGATGGGTGAATTTTATAAATTCATCATCCAGAAATATTTTGAAATCATACCTGCTAACCAGCGGTATGGTATTGCACACTGGTGCCCGACAGACAGCCCTGAAAGCTCCTCCTGGAGAGGTGGTGAGCCGGTAGGTCTCTGGACAGAAGGCGGTTTTTACCGGAAGCATACCTATGCTGCTTTTGCTGACGGTTTAGCAGGCAATTAA
- a CDS encoding DUF1735 domain-containing protein, with product MKKIFIITLLTALVTGLFTSCENGDWEFPDYEYSAVYFAYQSPVRTIVLGEDVFDTSLDNEYKCQIMATMGGIYNNDKDVEIGIRVDNSIVNDLVFDATQEDIIAMPSNYYSLSSDKIIIEKGSILGGVTVQLTDAFFNDPNSLVNTYVIPVVMTGVVNADTILSGKPMVDNPRRGVSGDWDVQPKDYVLYAVKYINPYDANYLRRGVDVISGGQSGTNNRRAQYVEHDEVIDDITTRSLNTIAWEHQTRDMENIPRNSVMLLTFNDQGDCTVSSDTDGVAATGSGKFVPKGDKNSWGEQDRDVLYLDYTVNYGDIQVSTKDTLVVRDRGVKAEWFTPALLD from the coding sequence ATGAAAAAGATATTTATCATAACATTACTGACGGCACTAGTGACCGGTCTGTTTACCTCCTGTGAGAACGGGGATTGGGAGTTTCCCGATTACGAATATTCAGCCGTCTATTTTGCCTATCAGAGTCCCGTACGCACCATTGTACTTGGGGAGGATGTGTTTGACACAAGCCTCGACAACGAGTACAAGTGCCAGATCATGGCAACCATGGGTGGCATTTACAACAATGACAAGGATGTTGAAATCGGCATCCGGGTGGATAATTCAATTGTCAACGACCTGGTATTTGATGCCACACAAGAGGATATCATCGCGATGCCCTCCAACTACTATTCGCTCTCTTCCGATAAGATTATCATTGAGAAAGGTAGCATCCTGGGAGGTGTCACCGTTCAGTTAACTGATGCATTCTTCAACGACCCCAACTCGCTGGTGAACACCTATGTGATTCCCGTGGTGATGACAGGTGTGGTTAACGCTGACACCATTCTCTCCGGAAAACCAATGGTAGACAATCCGAGAAGGGGTGTGTCGGGCGATTGGGATGTACAACCCAAGGATTATGTACTCTATGCGGTGAAATACATCAACCCATATGATGCAAACTACCTGCGTAGAGGAGTAGATGTGATTTCCGGTGGTCAGAGCGGCACAAACAATCGTCGTGCACAATATGTGGAGCATGATGAAGTGATCGACGACATCACCACCCGTTCACTCAACACCATTGCATGGGAACATCAGACCAGAGACATGGAAAACATCCCCCGCAACAGTGTGATGCTCCTCACTTTCAATGACCAGGGCGATTGTACGGTCTCCTCTGACACAGACGGTGTAGCTGCCACAGGATCTGGCAAGTTTGTACCGAAAGGTGACAAAAACAGCTGGGGAGAACAAGACAGAGATGTGCTTTATCTCGATTACACTGTCAATTATGGCGACATCCAGGTGTCTACCAAAGATACACTGGTGGTTAGAGACAGAGGAGTGAAGGCGGAATGGTTTACACCCGCATTATTAGATTAA
- a CDS encoding RagB/SusD family nutrient uptake outer membrane protein — protein MKNRNKKSIIALFVALLFVQTGCQDMFEPAIENHKDNSALYNMPAWATGLLGHAYISNPVGSWSFSDVATDDAVSNNPNNGHLQMATGSWRANNNPMDRWQYLRASWQYLNQFLDIADEVSWANDPLVADMFRDRMKGDAFGMRALYMYHLLLNHGGWTDDGQLLGIPIVTEPEDLSSEFNLPRNTFQECIEHLYADVDSALMLLPEDYGVIEDDSQVPAKYRSLGVTAGQYSRVFGDNAKNRMSARIAKAVRAQAALLAASPAYSAGTDVTWEEAANRMAVVLNGLGSNPIAEVDPNGNKWYENSSAIENLPAGVNPKEMLWRGNKESNVNLERDNYPPTLFGSGRVNPTQNLVDAFPMANGLPITDPNSGYDPNNPYANRDARLALYILYNGSKAGPQNSTITTAADGGDNNALNRTETSTRTGYYMKKLLNQQVNANPSSETPAYHYKPFIRYTEIFLGYAEAANEAWGPTGEGANGYSAYDVVKAIRQRAGIGVNTTDTYLESVKGNKEAMRELIHNERRIELCFEGFRFWDLRRWKKDITEPAKGMSISGGAYTVLPQVERRAYEDYMYHGPIPYGEVIKFSNLVQNKGW, from the coding sequence ATGAAGAATAGAAACAAAAAATCGATCATTGCACTGTTTGTTGCACTCCTCTTTGTCCAGACAGGATGTCAGGACATGTTCGAGCCTGCGATCGAAAATCATAAGGACAACAGTGCCTTGTACAATATGCCGGCATGGGCTACCGGATTGCTGGGCCACGCCTACATCAGCAACCCGGTGGGTTCCTGGTCTTTTAGTGATGTGGCTACCGACGATGCGGTTTCAAACAACCCCAACAACGGACATCTGCAGATGGCTACCGGTTCATGGAGAGCCAACAACAACCCTATGGACAGATGGCAGTACCTACGCGCCTCCTGGCAATACCTGAATCAGTTCCTTGACATTGCCGATGAGGTAAGCTGGGCCAATGACCCGCTGGTTGCAGACATGTTCAGAGATCGCATGAAAGGCGATGCATTTGGCATGCGAGCCCTTTACATGTACCATCTGTTGCTCAATCATGGAGGTTGGACGGACGACGGACAGTTACTGGGTATTCCCATCGTTACCGAACCGGAAGATCTCAGCTCAGAATTCAACCTTCCGCGCAACACCTTCCAGGAGTGCATAGAACATCTTTATGCCGATGTGGATTCAGCATTGATGCTACTGCCGGAAGATTACGGGGTTATTGAAGACGACAGCCAGGTACCGGCAAAATATCGCTCTCTGGGCGTTACAGCAGGTCAATATTCACGCGTGTTCGGCGACAATGCCAAAAACCGCATGAGCGCCCGTATCGCCAAGGCAGTACGTGCACAAGCCGCTTTGTTGGCTGCCAGCCCTGCCTACAGTGCCGGAACCGATGTAACATGGGAAGAGGCTGCAAACAGGATGGCAGTCGTACTGAACGGATTGGGAAGCAACCCGATTGCTGAGGTTGATCCAAATGGCAACAAATGGTATGAAAACAGCAGTGCAATCGAGAACCTCCCCGCAGGTGTGAATCCCAAAGAGATGTTATGGCGCGGAAACAAAGAGAGCAATGTCAACCTGGAACGGGACAACTATCCTCCGACATTGTTCGGCAGCGGTCGTGTGAACCCCACCCAGAACCTGGTGGATGCTTTCCCCATGGCGAATGGTCTTCCTATCACCGATCCCAACAGCGGCTATGACCCGAACAACCCCTATGCCAACAGGGATGCACGGCTTGCGCTCTACATTCTTTACAATGGTAGTAAGGCAGGTCCGCAGAACAGCACCATCACCACGGCAGCCGACGGTGGCGACAACAATGCTCTGAACAGAACCGAAACCTCAACCCGTACCGGTTATTACATGAAGAAGTTGTTGAATCAGCAGGTCAATGCGAACCCCAGTTCTGAGACACCTGCTTACCATTACAAGCCCTTTATCCGTTACACAGAGATATTCCTGGGATACGCAGAAGCAGCCAATGAGGCATGGGGTCCTACAGGCGAAGGAGCCAACGGATACTCGGCATACGACGTGGTCAAGGCGATCCGCCAGAGGGCCGGTATCGGGGTAAACACTACCGATACCTACCTGGAATCGGTCAAAGGCAACAAGGAGGCGATGCGTGAATTGATTCACAATGAGCGCCGCATCGAACTTTGCTTTGAAGGATTCCGTTTCTGGGACCTCCGTCGATGGAAAAAAGACATCACCGAACCGGCAAAGGGCATGAGCATTAGTGGAGGAGCATACACTGTTCTCCCACAGGTAGAAAGACGTGCATACGAAGATTATATGTATCACGGACCTATTCCTTACGGAGAAGTAATTAAGTTCAGCAACCTGGTTCAAAACAAGGGATGGTAA